The nucleotide sequence CACCGGTGTCGCGGCGCGAATAAGAAAGAAAGGGCGGAAGCAATGCCGAAGATCGATCAGGCCGGCGTCGGGATCTATTACGAAGTCCACGGCAACGGGCCGCCACTGCTGCTCACCCACGGCTACTCCTCGACCTCGGCGATGTGGCATGGCCAGGTCGATGCGCTGGCGAAGAACCACAAGCTGATCCTGTGGGACATGCGCGGCCACGGCCAGTCCGATTACCCCGACGATCCCAGCGCCTATAGCGAAGCGCTGACGGTCGGCGACATGGCGGCGATCCTCGGTGCGGTCGGCTCGAAGCGCGCCATCATCGGCGGGCTGTCGCTCGGCGGCTACATGTCGCTGGCCTTCTATCGCGCACATCCCGAGCGCGCCCGCGCGCTGTTGATCATCGACACCGGTCCGGGCTTCAAGAAGGATGACGCGCGCGAGGCCTGGAACACGCGGGCGCTCGCGACCGCCGACAAGCTCGATCGCGTAGGTCTCGACATGCTGAAATCTGCAACGCGCGAGCGCGCTACCGCGAGCCATCGCAATGCGAGGGGACTGGCGCTTGCCGCACGCGGCATGCTGACCCAGCGCGATGCGCGCGTGATCGAGCTGTTGCCCGACATCAAGGTGCCCAGCCTGATCGTGGTCGGCGCCGACGACACGCCGTTCCTCGCGGCGTCCGACTACATGGCCGCAAAGATTCCCGGCGCACAAAAGGTCGTGATCCCCGCAGCCGGACACGCCGTCAACATCGATCAGCCGCAGGCTTTTGTTGACGCGGTGGTGCCTTTCCTGAAGAACTTGCCGGCATAGGACGGTCGGACAGGGACAGGCCATGAAGCGGGCAATGTTGGCTGCGGGTGCAGTGTTGCTATCGATGTCAGCGCCGGCGCAGGCCGAGCCCTTCGGCGGCGCGCCGCCGCGCCGGCCCTTCGTTGAAACCCTGTCGAACAACACGCCGCTCGCCTTCGGCATGGACGCCGGGCAGACCGCACGCGTGCTCGGACAGCCGCTGCAATATGTGCGCGGACGTCCCGGCAACGAGATCTATCTCGCGCTTCGCAACATCGGCGGCAGCAGCCTGATCCCCTACCGTCACCGCCTGTTCCTGCAGTTCCGCCACGGACGGCTGGCGGGATGGAAGGAGGATTACGGCGAGAACTGGATGTGGGAGTGAATGCGACTCCTCATGGTGAGGAGCGGCGAAGCCGCGTCTCGAACCATGCAGGCCCGCCTCTCACAGCTCGGCCTTTCATCCTTCGAGACGCGCTGACGCGCTCCTCAGGATGAGGAGCGCGAGCTGAGAATTCCGATCTACAACCAAGAAGGACAACCCGCGTGGGACAAGACATCAAATTGACGGCCTCCGACAATTTCCAGCTCGGCGCCTATCGCGCCGATCCCGCGGGCAGCCCGAAAGGCGCGGTGGTGGTGATCCAGGAGATTTTTGGCGTCAATCATCACATCCGCTCGGTCTGCGATCGCCTTGCCGGGGAAGGCTATGTCGCGATCGCGCCGTCGATCTTCGACCGCACAACGCCGGGCTTCCAGTCGGGCTACACGCCCGATGAGATCGCTGAGGCGCGCAAGTTCGTCGCGAGTCCCGATTGGGACGCGATGTTGCGCGACACGCAAGCGGCGATCGATGCGGTGAAAGGCGTAGGGCCGGTCGGCATCATCGGCTTTTGCCTGGGCGGCAGCATCGCCTTCGTCGCGGCGACGCGGCTGTCGGGGCTGAAGGCCGCGATCGGCTATTACGGCGGCGCCGTGGTGCGCTTCGCCGACGAGACACCGAAGGTGCCGACGCAACTGCATTTCGGCGAGAAGGATGCCGGCATTCCCCTCGCCGACGTCGAGACCGTCAAGACCAAGCGGCCCGACGTGGAGGTCTTCGTCTATCCGGGCGCGCAGCACGGCTTCCATTGCGACGAGCGGGCCAGCTACGACAAGGCCAGCGCCGACATCGCCTGGCCGCGCAGCATGGAATTTTTTGCGAAGCACCTGGCGAAGTAGCGCACGCTTCTCTCCTCCGTCATTCCGGGCTCGCGCTGCGCGCGCCCCGGAATGACGAGAGGGGAAAGCAGAAATCGGGTGGCTGCAGCCGGGCGCGCGGCGATAGAGCTGGCTGATCACGCCAACTCACGCCGGGAACTCGTCATGCAGCAAGCCAATACGAACATCCTCATCCGCAATCCATTCGGCACGATGGACGTGCCCGCACCTGATGATCGCGAAGTCATGGACTATGCCGCAACGGCGGCGCTCGCCGGCGATGCGGCCGACGTCAATGCGCCCGCCTGGGCCTCCATCGCCGCACCGTCCGACCCGCTCGAAGGCGCCTGGGCGAGCCGCTGGAATGGCGGCGCCGACCCGACCATTGCGGGCGATACGCCGGAGGCATGGAAAGACGGGCGCGCTGAAGTCCGAGTCGCAGGCGGGCGCATCTATTTGCGCTTCGACTGGGACAATGGCCGGCGGCACGGGCTGATCGATGCGGCGCGCGAGGGCGCGCGCCTGATCGGGAAATACATCAACCTGACCAACCCGGCGATCGTGCGGCCTTGGGTCGGGCTCGTGGTCGATACCGTCAGGATCGACGGATGCTTTCCGAACGGGCGGCTGGATTTCAGGCGGTGAGCTAGAACCAGCGCTCGCCGACGAACACGGTGTCGCCCGGCGCCAGGGGGGTGCCGAGCGGAACGACGGCGCGCATGGCACCGCCGGCCTCGGTGTGCGTGACGGTGACGACGTCGCGCTTGGCGCGCGGCGAGAAGCCGCCGGCGATGGCTACCGCGCTTTCGACGGTCATGTT is from Bradyrhizobium xenonodulans and encodes:
- a CDS encoding alpha/beta fold hydrolase, with product MPKIDQAGVGIYYEVHGNGPPLLLTHGYSSTSAMWHGQVDALAKNHKLILWDMRGHGQSDYPDDPSAYSEALTVGDMAAILGAVGSKRAIIGGLSLGGYMSLAFYRAHPERARALLIIDTGPGFKKDDAREAWNTRALATADKLDRVGLDMLKSATRERATASHRNARGLALAARGMLTQRDARVIELLPDIKVPSLIVVGADDTPFLAASDYMAAKIPGAQKVVIPAAGHAVNIDQPQAFVDAVVPFLKNLPA
- a CDS encoding dienelactone hydrolase family protein; this translates as MGQDIKLTASDNFQLGAYRADPAGSPKGAVVVIQEIFGVNHHIRSVCDRLAGEGYVAIAPSIFDRTTPGFQSGYTPDEIAEARKFVASPDWDAMLRDTQAAIDAVKGVGPVGIIGFCLGGSIAFVAATRLSGLKAAIGYYGGAVVRFADETPKVPTQLHFGEKDAGIPLADVETVKTKRPDVEVFVYPGAQHGFHCDERASYDKASADIAWPRSMEFFAKHLAK